A segment of the Brienomyrus brachyistius isolate T26 chromosome 13, BBRACH_0.4, whole genome shotgun sequence genome:
CATACGTACGACAACTCTAGTTAATCTTatgttttggactggggggagcAGGAGAAGCCAGAAAACCCCACGGCGATACGTGCAGAAAATGCAAACTTCGGTGCCGCCCGGCGTAACATGAAGAGAAACGCCTTATTATTCCTGTTTATTTATCTACCTGCATTAAATTCAATGTGACGTCAGAAAATACGTGTTTCGCTTTTTCATTCTTTGCAGCTTACATGTCCTTGCGCCACTTGTAACTACAGCCTTTAATTTTGACAACTTTATTCAGTTGTAGAATGAACCAATAAAACTATAACTGCTGGTAGCACattctgttattattatttgtgaCTAGTGTTAAGAGTGTTGCTACATGGTGTGCCTGTAAGATTGACGGATAGACGCACGATCGGcttctttcctttttcagacGATGATGTTATATCCTGTCTCCCGCTTCAGATGTGTCTCTTCTTCAACGTCTACTTCTTTCCTCTGTGGTGGGTTAGTGAAGTTGTCATTTTACACCTCAAGGTATTCAAAGCAGCCTGATTTGCACTGCCATCAAATTTACAAGTTAatggataaataaatgaaaagggtTATAGACAAAATGATCTCGCTATATATTGGTAATTTCTCATGTCAGTTTGCGTGTCTGTTACACCTTGACTTGCCTGCTGGTATTCTTGCCTGTTCTGTTTCAGTATCCAGCTCTACCGGATTATTACAAGTTCATACTCATTACTGTCCTCATTCTGATGACACTTATAGAGGCTATCAGGCTTTATCTGGGCTATGCTGGGAATCTGCAGGAGAAGGTACACTGTCTTCCTCCACTACCTCCACTGCTGAAAATGCTGGGATTATTATAAATATGGGTCACAAATCATTGCATTAAAGAATGTTTCTTTTAACCAAAGATTGCATCCTATTGTTGAacggcagtggtggcttaatggttatggaagtgcacttgtagttGAAatactgcaggtttgaatccccaaccagcaaggtaccacccccaagcactgttccccaggcactgaattagctgccccctgctatgtcacattgtcacatgggttaaatgcagagaacatatttcatttttgtgcactgtgtgctgtagtgtgtcgacaatgacaattaatcacattTTTATAAGGAGGTAAAGTTCAAGCTAGGATTGTATAATCAGAAAGATTctcatgtatgtatatagtcaggtaaaaataaactgaaacaatgttattgaaaaatggatggatggatggcttccAATTTATGGTTTGTCTCCCTCTTGTGGCAGGTCCCAGAACTAGCTGGATTCTGGCTCCTAACTCTTCTTCTTCAGTTCCCACTGACCTTGTTCCAGCTTTTCAATGAAGCCATCCTTATTCAGCCTCTAGAGAGAGGAGTTCACATCGTGCTGGCCCTCTTCCTACTAATAGAAGTAAGAATGCCCATGTACCTGTCCATCTCAGATTTAATTCTGTTGCTGTAACTCATGAGTTTGCCAATTATAATTTAAGGAAAGTATTCGAACATTCATTAAAATCACCGTGTAGTGAAATGACTCTGTATAAAGAAACGTTGAATTTCAGAAGGTGGTAGTTTTCCTGATATTTTACTAATGGATAATTGAAGTCTATATtatctctgtttcttttctttgtaGTCTGTCACAGGGTTTGTGGCATTGCGTGTGATGGTCAGGCACTCGGAGAGTCACTTCCACCTCAGACAGTTTGATGGATTCCAAGAGCTGAGACCCCAGTCGTGCCTTACCCACTCCTGATCAGATGGATGCAGCAATGTCTTTCAATGCTGAAGATGTGTGTTAACTGAGTATATACAATGGTTGTTGAAGGAAGATTATTCGATTTATATGTTATCATATGTTTTGGCTTTTTATTGAAACAATTGAAGGAAATAAAATTTTAGTACATAATGTGGAGAATCCATTTTTATGGAGTGTTATCACATTATCTTGACATATGTTAGCCCTGCAAATGCATAATGCTAATCTTAAGACTTTATGTTGAAAGTGAAGGACAGTGAAACTGTCCTTAGTCAGGACACAGTAGCATGTGGATTAATGAATTTGATCACTGACTGGGTGGTGCAAATGAAAAGTCTTTATCAAATATATATTAAACTGGTTAGATTAGACTTGGCAAGTTTTCTTTGTCTAGCCCTTCCAAAGGTGAAATAATAGTTGatatttaaattgtttttatgcctccctcagctTACTCTTTGTAGAGTAGGTtggctgcgaagggcagccacctgtttggGCACCCAGgaaggtgggggttaagggccttgctcaaggacccacagatgtgctgaggctgggtttgaaccggcgaccATCTGATTAGTCATGTAGTCAAGTagatttttattgtcatttcaaccatacacacagtatatagtgaaatgagataacgttactccaggaccatggtgcaacacagagcagaatAAAATAGAGCAACAGGCACAGCCCACTGAGCGACATGCTGCCCCTATTATTTGTTTTACCTATTTCATGTGAAGTTAGTTCTATAACATTTAAATATTGAAACTACATATAGTATTTGACAATATGCTGAACACACAACAAAGAAATATGATCATGTTTTCTGACACAGGCTCTGTGTCAGTATTATTCTGTACTGGAGGAGCAGTTGTGAAAAGCAGGTGAATATACAAGAGATGGAGAAAAAAATGCTGCACGTCACCCAATGACTGCAGTAATGTTGGTTGTAAAGTCATTCCTGCTGTGTAAAAAATGTCTTGGTGCATCACATTTATAAACAGACTTTTAGGTTATTTTGAATTTCATGGTTGAGTAAACTCCATACAAATTGAAAAATTGACTTAAAATTAATTCATGATGTGGATGCTGTGGACAGGGTCATCAGCGTTATATTTCTGGGAGCCACTTACTGAGGACCTCAGGATACAACAAAGAGCAATTATTAAAAGTGTCCACAAATATCAGCTGTGAAGAAATTGGACATCATAACCAACTCTCATTAACCATGGATCCGATTCTCATCAGCTACCACATGACCGTAGAGGGTGCTAAAACAGCTCAGGATGTTATCCAGAATGTAAATTAAATGTATTCGGAACATATTCACTACACCGTAACCCAGAAACACGTGATCACCAGTTTCCACGAACGGGGATGTTCTTTTTCTACATTAATTTCAGCACTTTCGCTGTAATtgcgtttttttaaattatataataatttaACTTCAAACCATTTACTTCGTTATGTCATgataaaatgtaatatatactaattttttatacataaaaactatttttttaaatttctgaAGGCAAAAAATTTGATATTATTTGACGAATGCTGGGTATCAAATTCGTCCGCTGAATATACTCAAAAGTAGTAATTCCAAAATGGCGTCTCTGAATGACAGATCAGTTTGGGATGAGGTTGAGGTTTGTTTGCTTATGAAAtacgttttattttatttctgctgtCCTGTTGGTAAATGTATTGTGGTTTGACGTGTATGTGATTAAGTTACAAACTACAAAATCTTTCATGAAACAATAATACGCTTTAGGATAAAGGCACATCCAGCTATCCGAAGAACCGGCCTTGTTCCTTGGAGAATGACACGGACAAATTGCAATGTTTAGCTTCGTTTTTATGTTGTACGAAACAAGCACTGGTGCTGGTGCTGAGAAATACAGAAAGATAAATAGCGCGTTGCATAGTCGTCATTTTGCAAGGGAGTCGCACACTGGACGCGGTACTTTGCCTGTTACAACGATGGTAATTTAGCGTAAGTTAGCAGAGCAGCATTAGCCTGTTAACGGGCTGCTCAATTCCTTAATGTTATCCTGGTGACGAGCTTTGTTAGATTAttagctgtttttgttttggaaTGGTAAAAACGACTTTCGCCAAAACCTGATGTAATTGATGATTTACTGATTGGGGTGACTTGGCATGTATAGTTTCACTGTGCTCCGTTCTAATACTACTGCACATGCAGCAGCAAATACGTTTTGTTTTGAAATTCACAGTGTTAAACTTATTACTGAATGCTGGTTAATACAATGTAAACAGTTTAATTGTAAAGAGAAGCTAtagaattatatttataataaataaaaaggttATCActgcacttaaaaaaaaaagtcaattaaTCACGAAGAACTAAAGGGTATTACTAGTTTAAGCACCTTTGCTGAAGTCATTGCTGAACCATCATGATCAAAATACAAACGTATGATTCACTGAGATGCATACATTTCCCcccaattttttttgttgttggctCAAATTTCTTTACTATTTAATTATGAACAACAgtattgatttatttgtatAACTAAGAACTTAAGCCGAACTCTCATTTAAGAATGGCTGATTAGTTAAATCACAGCATTCTTACAGTCTAATATTGTAATTGATAgcctttgtctt
Coding sequences within it:
- the tmem17 gene encoding transmembrane protein 17B isoform X2, with translation MELPETIRKRLGEFSRTVFITQSRTEDRFTSLGHNDDVISCLPLQMCLFFNVYFFPLWWYPALPDYYKFILITVLILMTLIEAIRLYLGYAGNLQEKVPELAGFWLLTLLLQFPLTLFQLFNEAILIQPLERGVHIVLALFLLIESVTGFVALRVMVRHSESHFHLRQFDGFQELRPQSCLTHS
- the tmem17 gene encoding transmembrane protein 17B isoform X1, which codes for MELPETIRKRLGEFSRTVFITQSRTEDRFTSLGHNDDVISCLPLQMCLFFNVYFFPLWWVSEVVILHLKYPALPDYYKFILITVLILMTLIEAIRLYLGYAGNLQEKVPELAGFWLLTLLLQFPLTLFQLFNEAILIQPLERGVHIVLALFLLIESVTGFVALRVMVRHSESHFHLRQFDGFQELRPQSCLTHS
- the tmem17 gene encoding transmembrane protein 17B isoform X3 — its product is MELPETIRKRLGEFSRTVFITQSRTEDRFTSLGHNVSLLQRLLLSSVYPALPDYYKFILITVLILMTLIEAIRLYLGYAGNLQEKVPELAGFWLLTLLLQFPLTLFQLFNEAILIQPLERGVHIVLALFLLIESVTGFVALRVMVRHSESHFHLRQFDGFQELRPQSCLTHS